The following is a genomic window from Streptomyces lincolnensis.
CGTCCGCGACGATCAGGACGGGGCCCTCGGCGGCCAGCGCGCGCAGCACGGAGAGCACGGCCAGGCGCAGGGCCAGCCCGTCGCGCTGGAGGGTGGACTCGCCGCGGCCGGTGAGCGCCGACTCCAGGGCGGTGCGCTGGGCCGCGGGCAGCCGTCCGGACACCTCGTCGACGACCAGGCCGAGGAGGTCGGCGAGCGCCAGGAAGGGGAGGTGGGATTCGGACTCCGTCGCCGAGCAGCGCAAGACCGTGCGGGCCGCGCCGGCGTAATCGGCGGCCAATGTCCGCAGGATCGTCGACTTTCCTATTCCGGCCGGGCCGTGCAGCAGCACGCTGCCGCCGCCGACGAGCTGCTCGCGCGCCGCGCCGAACAGCTCCTCCCGGCCGATCACCAGGTCGGGGCGGCTTCGGGCAGGCTCCTCGAAGTCCCGTGGCACGGTCACCGCTCCCCTCCGAGTGTCGTGTCCTGGCCAATATTAGGCAACGGTCATCGGAATTCGGCCGGACACGGTGGTGAGGGAAATAACAACCTGGTCGCGTGACGAAATTCAGCGGGGGTCGCCATGAATGGAACATCGACGGAAGTTACGGCAACCACCCCGCCCGGCGTGCGGCGACCACGGCCTCCCCACGGGTCCGGGACCCGAGCTTGCGCATGGCCGAGCGCAGGTAGCTCTTGACCGTCTCGGCCCGCACGCCCAGGCGCTCGGCGGCCACCGCGTTCGTGGCCCCGGCCGCCACGCAGGCCAGCACGTCGACCTCGCGGGGCGTCAGACCCACCTCCGTCGACGGTCCGGACCGTCCGGCCGGGGCGGCCAGCAGCCCGCACGCGGCGAGCAGCTCGGCCCGCAGCGCCTCGTCGGTGATCCGCGGCGCCAGCGCCCGCAGCGCCGTGTGCGCCTCCCGCACCTGCTCCCGCCCGGCCGCCTCCCGGGGGCCCGGGGCCGGCTCGGGCCGGGCGGCCGCCAGCAGCTCCCGGACCTCGTCCGTCACCACCAGCGCCTGCTCCACGTCCCGCGCGGCCGCCACCGCCGCGTCCAGCGTGCGGTCACCGAGCCGCCGGGCGTCGCGCAGAGCGCCGTAGAGCACTCCGCGCACCCGCCGCCGTACGACGACGGGGACCGCCAGCACCGAGCGCAGCCCCTCCGCGGCGACGGCGGCGTCGTACTCGTGGCTGATGTGCCGCGAGGCGGAGTAGTCCGCGACCGCGCACGGGCGGGCGAGGGCGACGGCCTTGCCGCCGAGGCCGTAGCCGGAGGTCACCGCGAGGGCGCTCAGCGAGGTGGTCGCCGTGCCGTCGAGTTCGCTGATGCGCATGTGCCGGCGCCCCGGCTCCACCAGGCCGCCGAAGGCCACCGGGAGCCCGGTCGAGCGGCGCAGCCGTACCAGCGCGTTCCGGATCTCCACCGACGGGGACATCTGTGCTGCCACGTACTCGCCCTTTCGCTGCGGCACACACCCCCGTTCGGGGGTAGTGAGACCTGCATCACGGATTACACGATGGCAGAGAGCCGCCCGGCAATGGTGCCGGCATCAAGGAGGACGGACGGATGACGACGGCGACGGAGCTCTTCCGCAGCGCGCGTGACTTCCTGCTGGAACACCGCGAGGACTACACCACGGCCTACGAGGGCTTCGCCTGGCCGCGGCCCGCGCACTTCAACTGGGCCCTCGACTGGTTCGACGTGATCGCGGACGGCAACGACAGGACCGCGCTGCACATCGTCGA
Proteins encoded in this region:
- a CDS encoding helix-turn-helix transcriptional regulator codes for the protein MSPSVEIRNALVRLRRSTGLPVAFGGLVEPGRRHMRISELDGTATTSLSALAVTSGYGLGGKAVALARPCAVADYSASRHISHEYDAAVAAEGLRSVLAVPVVVRRRVRGVLYGALRDARRLGDRTLDAAVAAARDVEQALVVTDEVRELLAAARPEPAPGPREAAGREQVREAHTALRALAPRITDEALRAELLAACGLLAAPAGRSGPSTEVGLTPREVDVLACVAAGATNAVAAERLGVRAETVKSYLRSAMRKLGSRTRGEAVVAARRAGWLP